The genomic interval TCGGGCAGACGGTCGCCGTCCGCCAGTTCGTCCTTCGTGCAGGCAGCCGTGGCAAGTAGCAGTGCGGCTGCAGCAAGAAGCAGATGGATGGAATGTCTTTTCTTCATATCGGGTTGTCTTTTATTTGTTTTCGTTTTGTGCTGCCGCCGCCTGCGAAGACGGCCGTCGCACCATAGTGTCTATGGGCAGCTCCGGCTTGACGCTTGCGCCGGGGCAGCGGTATGTAGGGCTTACAACTCTGCACTTGCATCGTTCGAATCTCCGGATTCCCACGGGTTAATTGTGGGGTCGCTCACCTCGATGTCCTTATTGTTGAGCGTTATGTTGTAGGTGTATGCATAGCCTGCTGTGTAGAAATTGGCTGTGGGTGTAGCAGGCAGTTTCAGTTGGGCGTTGTAGCTCTGTCCGTTGTAAGACACTTTAAGGTTAAGAGAGGAGTTCACTTCCTGTGGGAGAATGATGACTTGCGAAGTGGTGGCACCGCCCAGCTGCATGGTAATCGGCGATTCGGCGGCTGCGGTTACAGCAGTTGTTCCGGTAGCCGTGTCGAATGTGCCTTCGTGCTTCAGCCCCTCCAACGTGTAGCCGGCAGGTTCCGTTTCGTTGAAACTGAGACCATCGCCTGCCTTGAAGGTGAACTTGATGAGACTCATGCAGTGGTGGAAGGAGTTGTCTTCACCGCCTTTGTCGGTTTTGTCGGTGAAGCTCACCTCCGGGCTGCGGGTGCTTCCCTTCGCTCCCGAGGCAAAGAGGAAGTCGATGCCGGGGCCCTGCTTGTCGGCCGTGGTGCTGACGCTCACCGTTCCGCCGTCAGACTGATACGGATAGTAGGCGGAGAAGGTGGTCGGGTCGCTATCCTGGAAGAAGATGATGGTTCCGGTCGGTGTGAACTTCCCGCTTTCCCACCGGTAGGGGACGTTGGTGTAGCCGAAGCGGCTTTCGGAGAT from uncultured Alistipes sp. carries:
- a CDS encoding fimbrillin family protein, translated to MKTRLFATLALALALAACTSDDGTLNDGPVAAVINAEISDAVSTRASGTQWAERDEIGISESRFGYTNVPYRWESGKFTPTGTIIFFQDSDPTTFSAYYPYQSDGGTVSVSTTADKQGPGIDFLFASGAKGSTRSPEVSFTDKTDKGGEDNSFHHCMSLIKFTFKAGDGLSFNETEPAGYTLEGLKHEGTFDTATGTTAVTAAAESPITMQLGGATTSQVIILPQEVNSSLNLKVSYNGQSYNAQLKLPATPTANFYTAGYAYTYNITLNNKDIEVSDPTINPWESGDSNDASAEL